The Euphorbia lathyris chromosome 2, ddEupLath1.1, whole genome shotgun sequence genome includes a window with the following:
- the LOC136218716 gene encoding kinesin-like protein KIN-10A gives MAPTPSSCKVNQNHLFKTPQTKQRLIFSSARTPNHHPSPNPNSIAKETQQVDHPIEVVGRIRDYPDKKENPTSLLQINPDNRSLRVRADIGYRDFTLDGVSFSEEEDIDTFYKKFVQSRINGVKLGNKCTIMMYGPTGSGKSHTMFGYPKQPGIVYRSLKDILGEGEEEEEEGTEGNDGETLRITTFVQVTVLEIYNEEIYDLLSSNGGGGFGIGWPKAGSASKVRLEVMGKKAKNATFISGTEAGKISKEIQKVEKRRIVKSTLCNERSSRSHCLIILDVPTVGGRLMLVDMAGSENIEQAGQNTFEAKLQTAKINQGNIALKRVVESIANGDSHVPFRDSKLTMLLQDSFEDDKSKILMILCASPDPKELHKTICTLEYGAKAKCIFRGPHTPGKDKVGIDDSSAVILGSKIAAMDQFIYKLQMENKLREKEKNEAHKQLMKKEEEVAALRSLIEGKGSVPSEEEINLKVNERTMMLKIELEKKLGECQRMAEEFVELERRRMEERILQQQQEVEMLRRRLEEIEMELSHSRDETSQSRDLDGSSFARRLLGVYADEDPGMVKSMDLDMGDQDVKHVDMVGMHSLANYHHVNNLNQAVDHDVFAPKYGGKPSLTTVFEEEEVEVEEEEHKEKTDDEEVEKGVIEVKRIVGGSITGIVSSPKKLESSEPSTRSDLKDDVESRRLRIQNIFTLCGNYRELSQQVTTPAAATKEMFEDTEQHQATSLGEDSSVLRSSGKENSLIQKNVPFLESGKNLSDLMALASKENYNPLKENNGVQIDVHVKWEACKGNNGKFITKLTVLRGATLADLRKLIEIHLGGDVFFTFLVLGDPMGGPVPKEKESTMQAVKLPICNNQSHGYLACLRQSNHVPLSPVPATPLESKQMLLSPLENKIPLASVENIPVTPSSCLAMQYDGLSPKLVQHLNSTPFITLRKH, from the exons ATGGCCCCTACACCATCATCTTGCAAAGTTAATCAGAACCACCTATTCAAGACCCCTCAAACCAAACagcgattaattttttcttcaGCAAGAACCCCAAACCATCATCCTTCTCCAAACCCTAACTCGATTGCTAAAGAAACACAACAAGTAGATCACCCAATTGAAGTTGTTGGCCGGATACGTGATTATCCGGACAAAAAAGAAAACCCCACTTCCTTATTGCAGATAAATCCCGATAACCGGAGCCTCCGTGTCCGTGCTGATATCGGATACAGAGATTTTACTCTTGATGGGGTTTCTTtctctgaagaagaagacatCGACACCTTTTACAAGAAGTTTGTGCAGAGTAGAATCAATGGGGTCAAATTGGGCAACAAATGTACTATAATGATGTATGGACCAACTGGTTCTGGGAAAAGTCACACCATGTTTGGGTATCCAAAGCAACCGGGAATTGTGTACCGGTCATTGAAAGATATATTGggcgaaggagaagaagaagaagaagaggggacTGAAGGTAATGACGGGGAGACATTGCGAATCACCACATTTGTCCAAGTTACAGTTTTGGAGATATACAATGAGGAAATTTATGATCTTTTGTCAAGCAATGGTGGGGGTGGATTCGGAATCGGGTGGCCAAAGGCTGGCAGTGCATCCAAG GTAAGACTTGAAGTAATGGGCAAAAAGGCCAAAAATGCCACTTTCATATCTGGGACTGAAGCTGGAAAAATTTCCAAGGAGATACAGAAAGTGGAGAAGCGTAGAATTGTTAAGAGCACTCTCTGCAACGAGCGGAGTTCTAGAAGCCATTGCCTG ATAATCCTGGATGTCCCAACTGTGGGGGGACGACTAATGCTGGTCGACATGGCAGGCTCCGAAAATATTGAACAAGCTGGACAGAACACATTTGAAGCGAAGCTGCAG ACAGCAAAAATCAACCAGGGAAATATTGCACTTAAGAGAGTGGTTGAATCTATCGCTAATGGTGATTCTCATGTGCCATTCAGAGATAGCAAGTTAACTATGCTGCTGCAG GATTCCTTTGAGGATGACAAGTccaaaattttgatgatattatGTGCAAGTCCAGACCCTAAAGAGCTACACAAGACAATATGCACCCTTGAATATGGAGCAAAAGCAAAGTGCATTTTTCGTGGTCCCCATACACCAGGTAAGGATAAAGTTGGCATTGATGATTCTTCTGCAGTGATTCTAGGATCCAAGATAGCAGCCATGGATCAGTTTATATATAAGCTACAAATGGAGAACAAACtcagagagaaagaaaagaatgaAGCTCACAAACAGTtgatgaagaaagaagaagaagttgctGCTCTAAGATCACTAATTGAAGGTAAGGGATCTGTACCAAGTGAGGAAGAGATCAACTTGAAGGTGAATGAGCGCACAATGATGCTCAAAATTGAGCTGGAAAAGAAATTGGGAGAGTGTCAAAGGATGGCTGAAGAATTTGTGGAATTGGAAAGAAGGAGAATGGAAGAGAGGATATTGCAACAGCAACAGGAAGTTGAAATGCTGAGAAGGCGTCTAGAAGAAATTGAAATGGAGCTgtcccattcccgggatgaaactaGTCAGTCAAGAGACCTCGATGGAAGCAGTTTTGCAAGAAGGCTGTTGGGAGTTTATGCTGATGAGGACCCGGGAATGGTGAAATCTATGGATTTGGACATGGGTGATCAAGATGTCAAACATGTAGACATGGTTGGTATGCATAGCCTAGCTAACTATCATCATGTAAATAATTTGAATCAGGCTGTTGATCATGATGTTTTTGCCCCAAAATATGGCGGTAAACCAAGTCTGACCACAGTatttgaagaagaagaggtAGAAGTAGAAGAGGAGGAACAtaaagagaaaactgatgatgaggaagtgGAGAAAGGAGTAATAGAGGTAAAGAGAATTGTTGGTGGGTCTATCACCGGAATCGTGAGCTCTCCTAAAAAATTGGAGTCCTCTGAGCCATCTACCAGAAGTGATTTGAAAGATGATGTTGAGTCTAGACGATTAAGAATCCAAAATATATTTACACTTTGCGGGAACTACAGAGAGCTCTCTCAACAGGTTACGACCCCAGCAGCAGCTACCAAAGAGATGTTTGAAGACACTGAACAACATCAAGCAACTTCACTTGGGGAGGATTCTTCTGTACTCAGAAGCTCAGGCAAAGAAAACTCACTGATCCAGAAAAATGTTCCATTCTTAGAATCCGGGAAAAATTTATCTGACTTAATGGCCTTGGCTTCAAAGGAGAACTACAACCCCTTAAAAGAAAACAATGGTGTGCAGATTGATGTGCATGTGAAATGGGAGGCTTGTAAAGGCAACAATGGCAAGTTCATCACCAAACTTACAGTTTTGAGGGGTGCAACGCTGGCTGATCTGCGAAAGCTAATCGAAATCCACCTTGGAGGAGACGTGTTCTTCACTTTTCTTGTTCTTGGG GATCCAATGGGGGGACCTGTGCCAAAGGAGAAGGAGTCGACAATGCAGGCTGTCAAACTACCTATTTGCAACAACCAATCTCATGGTTACCTTGCTTGCTTAAGGCAGTCGAATCATGTCCCGTTAAGTCCTGTTCCAGCGACTCCGCTGGAAAGCAAACAGATGCTTCTGAGTCCCCTGGAAAACAAAATTCCACTGGCTTCCGTGGAAAACATACCAGTGACTCCAAGTTCTTGCTTGGCAATGCAATATGATGGTTTATCACCAAAACTAGTTCAACACCTAAATTCTACACCTTTCATTACACTAAGAAAACACTAG